GTCGCCTTGATGAAGGCGAAGTTGGCGCCCTGCGTGCGCAGCTTCATCCAGTCGATATCGCCCTGCCAGCGCGAGACGTCGACGCCGTGCACCTGATAGTGCTTCGGCGCACGCTTGCCGAAATTGATCGGATGGGCATCGCGGAACTGCTGGCTATAGACGCGCGAGCGCTTGCCGAGGCGCTGGGTCGGCATCTCGGCCATCGTCGCGGTATCGGCGGGGCGCTCGGCGGGAACCGCGGACTGCTTCGTCACCGTCTCGAAGACGTGGGTATCGGGCACCGGCCCGGCCCAGGCGAGCATTTCCTGCGCATCGTCGGCTTTCACCTGACTTTCGCCGACAGCCACTTCGGGCACCGGCCCGCCGCCCTTGGCGACGGAACTCGTGGTCTCGCGCGACGGCTTGACCGACAGCACCGTTTCCGGGGTCGCACTCGACGCGCAGCCGGCCAGGGAGGCGCAGCCGAGGAGGATCGCTGTAAGGACCGAAAGACGCATAGGCACTCGCACGCAAAACAAACCGAAGCCCCGCCCTTTCGACACACGGACGGAATTACTAACGGAAGATTACCGCGAAATGTTAAATACAATCTTTACGACCGACCGCGACATTTCAGGGACTTAGCCGAGGTCCTTCAAGCATCTCCGGTCCTGACATGCCCGATGCCCTTCTTTCCGATCTCCTCGAAGGACTCCTCGTAGCCCGCATCCGCATAGCGGATCACGCCAAGCGAGGTGTCGTTGGTCAGCGCATGCTCCAGCCGCTCCGCGCCCGCCGCCGTGCCGTCGGCCACCAGCGTCACGCCGCAGCTCGTCATGTAGCCTGCATAGCCGCCGCCGCCGGAATGGACGACGACGAGGTCGGCCATCGAGGAGCAGAGCAGCATGGCGTCGAGCAGCGGCCAGTCGGCGATGGCGTCTGAACCGTCCTTCATGCGCTCCGTCATGATGTTCGGGTGCGCCATGGCCCCGGCATCGAGATGGTCGCGCGAAAAGGCGACGGGGCCCTTCAGTTCTCCCGCCGCGACCAGCCGGTTGACGGCGAGCGCCAGTTCCGTGCGCTCGCCGTGGCCGAGCCAGGCGATACGGGCCGGGAGGCCCTCGAAGGGGATGTTTTCACGCGCAAGGCGGATCCAGTTGGTGACGATGCTGTTGTCCGGGAACATCTCCAGCACGAGATCGTCGATACGGGCGATGTCACTCTCCACGCCCGAAAGCGCCATCCAGCGGAACGGACCTATGGCCCGCGCGAAAAGCGGCCTGAGATAGGCTTCCGTGAAGATCGGGATGTCAAAGGCGTTGGCGACGCCCCCTTCCCGCGCCTGTGTGCGGATAAGATTGCCGTTGTCGAAGACCTCGGCCCCCATCTTCTGGAATTCCAGCATCGCCGAGACGTGCTCGACGATGGAGGCCCGGCTCGCCGCCATAAGCTGCCCTTGCCCGTCATCACGCAGGCCCTTCACCTGGTCGAGGCTCATGCCCTTCGGCACATAGCCGTAGACGAGGTCGTGCGCCGAGGTCTGGTCGGTGACGATATCCGGCACGATGCCGCGCCGGGCGATCTCCGGGTAGATTTCCGCCGCATTGCCGACGAGACCGATGGAGGTCGCGCGCTTCTCCTGCACGGCTGCGTCGATCATCGCCAGCGCCGTGTCCAGATCCGGCGCGACATGCTCCAGATAGCCCACGGCCTTGCGCTTGGCGGCCCGCTCCGGATCGATATCGACGCAAAGGATCGCCGCGCCCGCCATGCGGCCGGCTAGCGGCTGCGCGCCGCCCATGCCGCCGAGGCCGGCGGTGAGGATGAAACGACCGGCAAGGCTGCCGCCGAACCGCTTTTCCGCGATGCGCATGAAGATTTCATAGGTGCCCTGGATGACGCCCTGACTACCGATATATTGCCATGCGCCCGCCGTCAGTCCGCCCCAGCAGATCAGCCCCTTGCGCTGAAGCTCGTAGAACACCTCGGCCTTCGCCCATTGGCCGACGATATTGCAGTTCGCCATGATGACGAGCGGCGCCTTGGCATGGGTCTTGAGCAGGCCCACCGGCTTGCCGGACTGGATGACCAGCGTCTGGTCCTCGTCCATTTCCGTCAGCGCCTTGACGATGGCCCTGTGCGAGGCCCAGTTGCGCGCCGCCTTGCCGAGCGCGGCATAGACGATCAGGTTGTCCGGGTCCTCGCCGACCGAAAGGACGTTCTCCAACAGACGCAGCAGCGCCTCCTGCCGCCAGCCCTTGGCGCGCAGCGCGTCGCCGCTCGGGATCGGATAGTTCGGATGGCGCGGATTGGGTTTGGGCATAGTGGTCTCCTTAGATTGGTTTTCCGGGAGGCTTGCCCCCTTCCCCTCAGTCGCCCAGCGCATACCGCGCCAGCTCGATCCCCATCGCCTTCTCCACCGAGGGATAGACGGTCGGGTCGAGCACGCTGGAGGCCAGCGGGATGATCGTCTTCGGCACATGCAGCACGAAGATCCTCATGCCGACTTCGAGCTGGCCGACGCTGAGCGGCTCGCCCTCGGGCGAGAGCGTGGTGATGACGTCCGGGAACGTGGCGAGGCGTTTGCCGTCGGCCAATTCCACCGCCATGTACTCATTCATCACATGCAGCACCGCCGCGCTATCGCCCGTGCCGAGCGTCACCGTGCCGATATCGAAGGCTTCCCTGGTATAGACCACCGACTTGTCGGTGATCGTACCCTCGGAAAGGATCGCGCCGCCCGTCGTCTTCACGATGGCGTCGATGATCGCCGAACCGCCCCGGCCCTCCGCCGCGATGATCGCCTCGCCGAGCTTCAGCGCCAGCGAGATGCCGCCGAGCGCCGCGTTCCTGCGCACATAGGAGGCGCGCAGCGGATTGCGGCAGGAGGCGATGAAGCCGCCGGACATGTCAGAGGCCGTGCGCAGGATGGGCGAGACCTTCGCCGTCGCGCCGCGCACGACGAGTTCGATATAGCGGTTCTCTTCGCGGTTGCCGCCGACCGCCGTCTGGATCATCTGCTCCGGCGAACCGGCCATGCCGATGGAGCCCATGTCGCCCGTCGGGTGCGCGCGCATGTCGCCGACGGCGTCCAGAACCTTCGTGCCGAGGATGGCGGAGGGCAACCAGCCGTTCAGCGTCGAGGACTTGCCGTTCTGCCCCACCATCAGCGCGGCGACCTTCTCGCCCAGCGCCTCCTGCAAAAGCTCCACCGCCTTGACGTAGTCGACGCCGCGCATTTCCCAGGGCGTGGTGGAGGCCGGCGCGCCGATGGCGGCGGCCGTCGCCACCCAGTCGTCATCCGAAAGCTCGTCGATGGAGACCAGTTCCGGCTTGCCGATGGAGACCGCCGCATAGCCGAGCATGCGCCCGTGATCGGCCCAGCCGCCGCCGCCGGCCGCATAGACCGAGCCGCCCTTGACCGCCGCCTCGACGTCTTTTTCCTTTAAAATCCGGCCCATCACACGCCCTCCTGAATCACATCCTGAAGTTTTTCGTCCAGTTGAATCACTGCATTAAGAAGCACCGCCGCGCCGAGCGCGATATCGTCGATCTCGGCGAATTCCTCCGGCGCATGGCTACGCCCGCCACGGCACGGAACGAAGATCATCGCCGCCCGCGTCACCTTCGCCATGAAGGCCGTGTCGTGTCCCGCGCCCGAGGCCATGCGCCGGTGGCTCGCGCCAGCCGCACCGCAGGCCGCGTCGAGGACGTCCAGCACCAGCGGGTCGCCGGGCGTCGGCATGTTGTCGGAGATGCGGCGCGGCGTTGCGATATTGGTACCGGTCTCGCGCGAAATCTCCGCCGCAAGCCGCTCGACGGAAGCGGCGAAGACATCCATCGCCGTGCGCTCTTCCGCCCGCGCGTCGATCAGCAGGCGCGCCCGCGACGGCACGACATTCGCCGCATTCGGCTCGATGGAGAACTCCCCCACCGTCGCCGTGAAATGCCCCGGCCCCGTCGCCAGCGACTTCGCCAGGGCCTCGACGCCGGTCACTAGCCGCGCGGCGGCGGCGAGCGCGTCGGCGCGGCTGCCCATCGGGGTCGTCCCGGCGTGGTCCGCCCTGCCCTCGACAACGATCTCGATGCGGGTGATCCCGGCAATCGCCGTCACGACGCCGATATTCAGCCGGTCCGTCTCCAGCACCGGCCCCTGCTCGATATGCAGCTCGAGGAAGGCCGCGATATCCCTGCGCGCCTCGACGGCGATCCGCGCCGGATCGCCTCCGGCGTCGCGAATGCCCTGTTCCAGGGTCAATCCGCCGCTCCGCCGCGCCAGCCAGTCCTCCGGCAACACGCCCGCCATGCCGCGACTGCCGATGCAGGAAACGCCGAAGATCGAGACTTCCTCGGCGAGAAAATCCACCACCTCCAGATCGTGGTCGAGCTCGATGCCCCGATCGGCCAGCGCCCGCGCCACCTCCAGAGCCACCGCGACACCGGCGATGCCGTCATAGCGCCCGCCGTCCGGCACGGTATCGGAGTGCGAGCCGAGCATGATCGTGCCGAGACCGGGCTTTTTGCCCGGCCGCCGGGCGACGAGATTGCCGGCGGCATCCACGCGCGCCTCCAGCCCCGCCGCCTTGAATTTCTCTTCCACAAACGTGCGGCCCGCCGGGAACAGGGCGGTGAAGGCGCGGCGCGTATAGGGTCGGCCGGGCTCGGTGATCCGGGCGAGACCGTCGATCACATCCGCAATGCGGGCGGGATCGACCGGCAGGTTGGTCGCGCCGGTCATCGGACCGCGCCCGCCACGACAAGCGTCGGCAGCGGCCGCACGAAGGCGCCCGCGCCCGGCGCGGCAAGCACCGTTTTGCCGTCGAAAGCGAGCCGGCCGCGCACATATGTGGCCGAGACACGCCATGGCAGGCGAATGCCGTTATAAGGCGACCAGCCGACGACGTTGTGACCGCTCGCCGCCGCGTCGTAGGTATAGGGTTCAGGCGTCAGCACGGTGATATCGGCATCCTTGCCGGCTTCCAGCGCACCCTTCACATGGTCCAGCCGGAAATGCCGCGCCGGATTCAGCACCATCAGTTCGGCGGCGCGCGTCAGCGGGATACCTCGCTCCAGCACACCCTTGACGAAGAGCGCAACCATGACCTCCAGTCCCGGCACGCCGGAGGCGTTGGCCAGCATGTCGGGATTGGTCTTGCGGTCCTCCGACCAGCTCACATGGTCTGTGGAAACCAGCGTGACATTGCCTGCCGCGACATGCCGCCAGAGTTTTTCCACCTCGGCGCGCGGGCGGATCGGCGGATTAATCTTCGCCTTGCCGCCAAGGCGGGCGACATCGTTCTCCTCATCGAGCGTGAGATAGTGGATGCAGCACTCGATGGTCGCCCGATGCCCCTGCGCCCGGTAGGCGGCGGCGATCTCGTAGCCACGGCCGAGCGAGCAATGCACGACATGCGCCGGGCATCCGGTCTGAGCGCCGGTCTCGTAGATCTGGTTGGAGGCGAGCAGTTCGGTGAGCGTTGGACGCGACAGGCCATGCGCGCGGTAGTCCGTGATACCCGCCGCCTTTACCTTGGCAATCGCCGCCCGCACCGCTTCGTCATCCTCGTTGTGCACGCCGGCCGTCAGCCCCGTCGGCGCGATGGCGCGGAAGCAATCCTCCAGCAGCGCCGCCGGAATGCGCGGAAAGCGTTTCGGATCGGTGCCGAAAGTGGAAAACTTGAAGGCCGCGACGCCGGCCCCGACCATCTCGCCGATGCGCGCCGGCCCCTCCTCTGGATCGACGGTGCCATAGAGCGCGAAATCCACGCGCGCCTGCGGCGAGGCGTGATCGACCTTGATCTTCACGGCCTCGGCCGATGAGACGAGGTTGCCCTCGTCATAAGGCATGTCGACGATGGTCGTGACGCCGCCGGCCGCCGCCGAGCGCGTCGACCAGATGAAATCCTCCTGGTTCTTCTGCGAGAGCGAATGGACCTGCGCATCGATAGCGCCGGGCAGGATCAGCGCGCCGGAGAGGTCGTGGCGTTCCCTCGCTGCGGGCATCGCGCCCTGGCCGACATGCGCCACCTTGCCGTCGCGCACCGCCACATGTCCACCCTCCACGATACGGTCGGCAAGAACCACGGTGCCTTTCAGAACGAGATCGAAATCGGCCATTTGGGCCTCCGTCAGGGCTTGAGGGCGAAGAAGGCGTCGAAATCCGCCATGGGCGCGGCCTCGACGAAGGCGGCGAGCGCCTCGGGGCTGGCAAGGTCACGGTCGAGCGCCTCGATCTCGGCGGAAAGCGGCCGGTCCTTGCGGTAGAACGGGCTGATCGCCCGCGTGCGCTGGTAGGCGATGGCCGCCACGCCCTCGACATTGTCGCCAGCAAGATCGACAGCCTGGGCGGACAGCAGGGCTTCCAGCGCGGCCATCTGGCGAAGGTCGCGCACCTGGCTTTCCATGCGCTCGACGATGAGCGGTAGGAAGGTCGCCTCCTCCTCCAGCCCGCCGGCAACCACGATGGACTGTGCCGAGATCGGCACCGCCAGCGACTGGATACGCATGTAGAGTTCGACGGCGAGTTTCAGAAGCGGCCCGAAGCCCGTCGCCGCCTCGCCGGGCGCGACGAGATTGACCGGCAGATTGCGCCGGACCCCGTTGGAAAGCAATACGCAGCGGTTCAGCACGTTGCGGGCGAGATGCGCGAAACCCGTCTGCGCCGCCTCGACATAAAGCGTGGTGGAGAGCGGCAGCGAACCGCCCGAGGCCATGACGTGATCGTCCATCACGACCGGATTGTCGTCCGACTGCGCCGTCGCCTCGACGATGCGCTCGGCGGCGTTCATCAGCGTATCGAGGCAGGCGCCGAAGACCTGCGCGGTCATGCGCAGGCTCAGCGGATCGTGGATCGCCGAGGGCGTCGGCCAATGGCCGGAGGCCGCCTGCGCCTCGAACCAGCAGCCGGCCATCGCCTCGCCATGGGCCGAAAGCCGCGCGGCCACCCGCCAGGGATCGGCGGACGCCCCGAGCGCCAGCGAGGAGAGAACGCCCGTCACCATCAGGTTGCGGATCGCCTTCGCCGCCTCGCGCACCACATTGGCGGCCGCCGCATGGGAGATGGCGTTGACGCTGAGCGCGGCCAGCGCATCGCGCGGCTGCATGCGGTAGGGCGTCAGCCCCGCGCGCTTCAGCGCCTCCGTCGCCGGCAGGCGCTCGCCGCCGTACCAGGCTTCGCCCTCGCCCGTCAGCACCGCCGCGACCTGCCCCATGAGGCCGATATCGGCGCAGCCCATCGAGCCGTGCCGCCGCACGACGGGCACGACATCCCGCTCCAGCAGCGAAAGAAAGGCGTCGATCAGCTCCGGACTGCAACCGGAATAGCCGCCGAGCGCCGTGTTGACGCGGATCGCGATGGCCTTGCGCACGATGGGCAGGGCGAAGGGTTCGCCCGTGCCGAAGTGATGCGCCTTGACGAGACTGTTGTTGAACTCGACGAGATCGTCCGCCGTCCAGAGCTTGTCCTTCATCGAGCCGACGCCGGTATTGGCGCCATAGATCGGAAGACCCGTCGCCAGCCGGTCGGTGACGATGCGGCGCGCCGTGCCGATCCTGCCCATGCCCATCTCGCAGGCGACCGGCCGCCGCGCACCGCTGCCAATGGCCTCCAGCGTCGCGAAATCCAGCGGCTGACCGGTGAGGTAGAGCGTATCGGCGGAAGCGAGCATGTTTCAGAAGCCTGTACGGAAACGGCTTCCCGTTCGCGAACGCATGAAGCCCTGGGTGAATGCCATGATCCGAACCTATACTCCAAAATTCGCACGGTTCATGCGAAAAGCAGACCTATCCACTCTCCTACCCCTTCGCCCCGGCCCGCAGCCGCCGCCGGGTCTCCGTCGGGCTTTCATGGTAATGCGCGCGGTAGCTGCGCGAGAAGGCCGAGGAGGAGTTGAAGCCGGTGAGCGCCGCGATGTCGGCAAATTCCGCCTTGGTCTCGATCACCTTGCGCCGGGCGGCATTGAGGCGCAGCGCGAGATAATGCTGGTGCGGGGCGACGCCCATTGATTCCTGGAAGAGGTCCTGGAGATGACGCGCGCTGATGCCGACGCGCCGCGCAAGCCTCGCCAGCGTCAGGGGCGCGTCCACCGTCTCCTCCATCAGCCGCACCGCCTGGCTGACGCGCTGGTCGGCGACGCGCATGTTGCCGAGCGCCGGCACCTGCAGCAGGCCGCCGGTGCGCTCGTGCTCGTAGATGAAGAGCCGCGAGACCTCCAGCGCCAGCGAATAGCCCTGCCGGCGGCGGATGATCTCCAGCATCAGGTCGAGCGTCGGCAGAGAGCCGCCGGTCGTGATGCGCTTGCCGTCGATGACATAGCGCTCGCGCATCACCGTGATCTGCGGATAGCGGGAAGCGAACTCCTCCATGTCCTCCCAGTGGATCGTCACGGAATGGCCGTCGAGCAGGCTCGCCTCGGCGAGCAGCCAGCTTCCCGATTCGATGCCGGCCATCATGCTGCGGTGGCGCGCCGTCTGCGAAAGCTGGCGCCGGAGCAGCGGCGTTGCGCTCGTCTGCCATTGATAGCTGGACAGCACGAAGAGCGGCGCCGTCTCCCGCTCCGGCCGGAACACGCCATCGACCGGCACGGGAATGCGGCTACGCGTCTCGACGGGCGCACCGTCAGGCGAGAATATCCGCCAGCGATAGATGTCCTGCCCGGAGATACGGTTGGCCGCGCGCAGCGGCTCGATGACCGAGGCGACGAGGATGAGGTTCGTCTCGGGCAGCACCAGAATATCGATGTCAAGCGTGTCGGAGGAAGGATCGAGCATATCGGGAGCATGGTCGCCGGTCTCTCGAATTGTCAAGAATGGATCCGAAAAGTGAAAGCATTGCATCCTTTCTTGGCTCGTAATGGCCCCAACGAGAATACTGGGAGAACGACAATGCCTTTAGCGATGAACCGAGACGTCTTCATCACCTGCGCCGTCACCGGCTCCGGCGACACCGCCGGCAAATCCCCCCACGTGCCGCGCTCGCCGAAACAGATCGCCGAATCGGCCATCGAGGCTGCTAGGGCCGGCGCCGCCGTCGTGCACTGCCATGTCCGCGATCCGGAAACCGGCGCGCCGAGCCGCCGCAACGATCTCTACCGCGAAGTGACCGAACGTATCCGCGACGCCGAGGTCGACGTCGTGCTCAACCTCACCGCCGGCATGGGCGGTGACATGATCTTCGGCAACACCGAGCAGCCCCTGCCGCTGAACCCCAACGGCACCGACATGGCCGGCGCCACCGAGCGCGTTTCGCACGTCGCCGAATGTCTGCCGGAAATCTGCACGCTCGATTGCGGCACGATGAACTTCTCGCTCGGCGACTACGTGATGACCAACACGCCGTCCATGCTGCGCGCCATGGGTAAGATGATGACCGATCTCGGCGTCCGCCCGGAGATCGAGGCCTTCGATACCGGCCATCTCTGGTTCGCCAAGCAGCTCGTCGAGGAAGGCATCATCGAGGATCCGGTGCTCATCCAGCTCTGCATGGGCATTCCGTGGGGCGCGCCGGACGATCTCAATACCTTCATGGCAATGGTCAACAACGTGCCGTCCAACTGGACCTTCTCGGCCTTCTCCATCGGCCGCAATGCCATGGCCTACCCGGCCGCAGTCGTGCTTGCCGGCGGCAACGTCCGCGTCGGCCTCGAGGACAACCTCTATGTCGGCAAGGGCCAGCTCGCCACCAATGCGCAGCTCGTCGACAAGGCCGTCAACATCATCGAGAGCATGGGCGCCCGCGTCATCGGCCCGGCCGAAGTGCGCGAGAAGCTGAAGCTGACGAAGCGCGCGCCGCGCGGCTGACGATTTGGGGTTGCCCCTCACCCTAACCCTCTCCCCGTGAACGGGGAGAGGGAACCTGCCAAACGCAGGCTTGAAAATGAAGGAAACCGGCGCGGCATATCCCTTCTCCCCGCCTGCGGGGAGAAGGTGGCGGCAGCCGGATGAGGGGCAGCGACACCCGCACACAATAACGAATTGAGGGAACGCATGAGCACGACCATCATCAACAAGGCAGCCTGCGTCGGCGGCGGCGTCATCGGCGGGGCATGGGTCGCGCGCTTCGCGTTGGCCGGCATCGACGTGAAGGTCTTCGACCCGCATCCGGAAGCCGAGCGTATCATCGGCGAAGTCATGGTCAATGCCGAGCGCGCCTATGGCATGCTCACCATGGCCCCCCTGCCGCCGAAGGGCAAAGTAACCTTCTGCAAGAGCATCGAAGACGCCGTGCAAGACGCTGACTGGATTCAGGAAAGCGTGCCCGAGCGCCTCGAACTGAAGCGGAGCGTCCTCACCCAGATCGATGCGGCCGCAAAGCCCGACGCCCTGATCGGCTCCTCCACGTCAGGCCTCATGCCAACCGATCTGCAGCGCGACATGAAGCATCCCGAACGCCTGTTCGTCGCGCATCCCTACAACCCCGTCTACCTGCTGCCGCTCGCCGAGCTCGTCGGCGGCCAGAGGACGTCGCGCGCCGTGCTCGAAGACGCCAAGGCCAAGCTCGCCCCCATCGGCATGAAGGGCGTGATCATCAACAA
This DNA window, taken from Shinella zoogloeoides, encodes the following:
- a CDS encoding DUF917 domain-containing protein, coding for MGRILKEKDVEAAVKGGSVYAAGGGGWADHGRMLGYAAVSIGKPELVSIDELSDDDWVATAAAIGAPASTTPWEMRGVDYVKAVELLQEALGEKVAALMVGQNGKSSTLNGWLPSAILGTKVLDAVGDMRAHPTGDMGSIGMAGSPEQMIQTAVGGNREENRYIELVVRGATAKVSPILRTASDMSGGFIASCRNPLRASYVRRNAALGGISLALKLGEAIIAAEGRGGSAIIDAIVKTTGGAILSEGTITDKSVVYTREAFDIGTVTLGTGDSAAVLHVMNEYMAVELADGKRLATFPDVITTLSPEGEPLSVGQLEVGMRIFVLHVPKTIIPLASSVLDPTVYPSVEKAMGIELARYALGD
- a CDS encoding dihydroorotase, with the translated sequence MADFDLVLKGTVVLADRIVEGGHVAVRDGKVAHVGQGAMPAARERHDLSGALILPGAIDAQVHSLSQKNQEDFIWSTRSAAAGGVTTIVDMPYDEGNLVSSAEAVKIKVDHASPQARVDFALYGTVDPEEGPARIGEMVGAGVAAFKFSTFGTDPKRFPRIPAALLEDCFRAIAPTGLTAGVHNEDDEAVRAAIAKVKAAGITDYRAHGLSRPTLTELLASNQIYETGAQTGCPAHVVHCSLGRGYEIAAAYRAQGHRATIECCIHYLTLDEENDVARLGGKAKINPPIRPRAEVEKLWRHVAAGNVTLVSTDHVSWSEDRKTNPDMLANASGVPGLEVMVALFVKGVLERGIPLTRAAELMVLNPARHFRLDHVKGALEAGKDADITVLTPEPYTYDAAASGHNVVGWSPYNGIRLPWRVSATYVRGRLAFDGKTVLAAPGAGAFVRPLPTLVVAGAVR
- a CDS encoding Zn-dependent hydrolase produces the protein MTGATNLPVDPARIADVIDGLARITEPGRPYTRRAFTALFPAGRTFVEEKFKAAGLEARVDAAGNLVARRPGKKPGLGTIMLGSHSDTVPDGGRYDGIAGVAVALEVARALADRGIELDHDLEVVDFLAEEVSIFGVSCIGSRGMAGVLPEDWLARRSGGLTLEQGIRDAGGDPARIAVEARRDIAAFLELHIEQGPVLETDRLNIGVVTAIAGITRIEIVVEGRADHAGTTPMGSRADALAAAARLVTGVEALAKSLATGPGHFTATVGEFSIEPNAANVVPSRARLLIDARAEERTAMDVFAASVERLAAEISRETGTNIATPRRISDNMPTPGDPLVLDVLDAACGAAGASHRRMASGAGHDTAFMAKVTRAAMIFVPCRGGRSHAPEEFAEIDDIALGAAVLLNAVIQLDEKLQDVIQEGV
- a CDS encoding urocanate hydratase, whose protein sequence is MPKPNPRHPNYPIPSGDALRAKGWRQEALLRLLENVLSVGEDPDNLIVYAALGKAARNWASHRAIVKALTEMDEDQTLVIQSGKPVGLLKTHAKAPLVIMANCNIVGQWAKAEVFYELQRKGLICWGGLTAGAWQYIGSQGVIQGTYEIFMRIAEKRFGGSLAGRFILTAGLGGMGGAQPLAGRMAGAAILCVDIDPERAAKRKAVGYLEHVAPDLDTALAMIDAAVQEKRATSIGLVGNAAEIYPEIARRGIVPDIVTDQTSAHDLVYGYVPKGMSLDQVKGLRDDGQGQLMAASRASIVEHVSAMLEFQKMGAEVFDNGNLIRTQAREGGVANAFDIPIFTEAYLRPLFARAIGPFRWMALSGVESDIARIDDLVLEMFPDNSIVTNWIRLARENIPFEGLPARIAWLGHGERTELALAVNRLVAAGELKGPVAFSRDHLDAGAMAHPNIMTERMKDGSDAIADWPLLDAMLLCSSMADLVVVHSGGGGYAGYMTSCGVTLVADGTAAGAERLEHALTNDTSLGVIRYADAGYEESFEEIGKKGIGHVRTGDA
- a CDS encoding aromatic amino acid lyase — its product is MLASADTLYLTGQPLDFATLEAIGSGARRPVACEMGMGRIGTARRIVTDRLATGLPIYGANTGVGSMKDKLWTADDLVEFNNSLVKAHHFGTGEPFALPIVRKAIAIRVNTALGGYSGCSPELIDAFLSLLERDVVPVVRRHGSMGCADIGLMGQVAAVLTGEGEAWYGGERLPATEALKRAGLTPYRMQPRDALAALSVNAISHAAAANVVREAAKAIRNLMVTGVLSSLALGASADPWRVAARLSAHGEAMAGCWFEAQAASGHWPTPSAIHDPLSLRMTAQVFGACLDTLMNAAERIVEATAQSDDNPVVMDDHVMASGGSLPLSTTLYVEAAQTGFAHLARNVLNRCVLLSNGVRRNLPVNLVAPGEAATGFGPLLKLAVELYMRIQSLAVPISAQSIVVAGGLEEEATFLPLIVERMESQVRDLRQMAALEALLSAQAVDLAGDNVEGVAAIAYQRTRAISPFYRKDRPLSAEIEALDRDLASPEALAAFVEAAPMADFDAFFALKP
- a CDS encoding 3-keto-5-aminohexanoate cleavage protein, which encodes MPLAMNRDVFITCAVTGSGDTAGKSPHVPRSPKQIAESAIEAARAGAAVVHCHVRDPETGAPSRRNDLYREVTERIRDAEVDVVLNLTAGMGGDMIFGNTEQPLPLNPNGTDMAGATERVSHVAECLPEICTLDCGTMNFSLGDYVMTNTPSMLRAMGKMMTDLGVRPEIEAFDTGHLWFAKQLVEEGIIEDPVLIQLCMGIPWGAPDDLNTFMAMVNNVPSNWTFSAFSIGRNAMAYPAAVVLAGGNVRVGLEDNLYVGKGQLATNAQLVDKAVNIIESMGARVIGPAEVREKLKLTKRAPRG
- a CDS encoding GlxA family transcriptional regulator, with amino-acid sequence MLDPSSDTLDIDILVLPETNLILVASVIEPLRAANRISGQDIYRWRIFSPDGAPVETRSRIPVPVDGVFRPERETAPLFVLSSYQWQTSATPLLRRQLSQTARHRSMMAGIESGSWLLAEASLLDGHSVTIHWEDMEEFASRYPQITVMRERYVIDGKRITTGGSLPTLDLMLEIIRRRQGYSLALEVSRLFIYEHERTGGLLQVPALGNMRVADQRVSQAVRLMEETVDAPLTLARLARRVGISARHLQDLFQESMGVAPHQHYLALRLNAARRKVIETKAEFADIAALTGFNSSSAFSRSYRAHYHESPTETRRRLRAGAKG